The Marinoscillum sp. 108 genome has a segment encoding these proteins:
- the rnr gene encoding ribonuclease R, with protein MSKKRKNKTEKPQQKSSNVKRIKDQVRGVFAHHIGERFSYRQLIKELGLRDKKSKESLKDILFGMESKGQLAKAPDGRFISAYEPETIEGRVDHVNARFAYIISDQSEDDIWVKTDDLKFAIDKDIVKVQITKPGNDGFRPEGKVVELVSRAKEEFVGRIELSPKFAFVVPDSRNIHFDVFVYPEKIMKAKHNDKVMVKITRWHDAKNRSPMGEVTAVLGAAGENEAEIHSIMAEFGLPFKFPESIEDAAAKIPTEISAEDLKDRRDFRNITTFTVDPEDAKDFDDALSIEKLDNGDYEIGIHIADVSHYVTPKSALEKEAVQRATSVYLVDRTIPMLPEKLSNGLCSLRPNEDKLTFSASFVMDTEGKVKKKWFGRTIIHSNRRFTYEDAQIGIETGEGDYATELQLLNSIAHKLRDKRFKNGAVNFETTEVKFQLDEKGKPLAVVPKVRKDAHKMIEEFMLLANREVATYIYKWGKGENGKYTFVYRTHDNPDPEKLENFSKFAAKFGHKMNVSGDISQSLNKLMDEITGKPEQNVLEQLAIRSMAKAKYTTEPKGHFGLAFDHYTHFTSPIRRYPDVMVHRLLWHYLQGGKSVEVEPEEKKCVHSSEREKNAADAERASIKYKQVEFMQSMLGEDFEGIVSGVTEWGIFVEIVETKCEGMVRLADLDDDFYEFDEKNYRIIGKRNKRIITLGDKLMVKVVKTDIDRRTIDLDLVQED; from the coding sequence ATGAGTAAGAAAAGAAAGAACAAAACAGAAAAACCCCAGCAGAAATCATCTAATGTAAAGCGCATAAAAGACCAGGTAAGAGGTGTATTTGCTCATCACATAGGTGAGCGTTTCAGCTACAGACAGCTAATCAAAGAGCTGGGTCTGCGTGATAAGAAGTCCAAAGAATCACTCAAAGACATCCTTTTCGGGATGGAATCCAAAGGCCAACTGGCCAAAGCACCCGACGGGCGCTTCATCAGTGCGTATGAGCCCGAAACCATAGAAGGTCGCGTGGATCATGTGAATGCCCGCTTTGCCTATATCATTAGTGACCAGTCAGAGGATGACATTTGGGTCAAAACCGACGATCTCAAGTTTGCCATTGACAAGGACATTGTAAAAGTCCAGATAACCAAACCCGGTAATGATGGATTCAGGCCAGAGGGTAAGGTGGTAGAGCTCGTTTCACGGGCCAAAGAAGAATTTGTGGGACGTATTGAGCTATCACCAAAGTTTGCCTTTGTGGTGCCAGATAGTAGAAACATCCATTTTGACGTGTTTGTGTACCCTGAGAAAATCATGAAGGCCAAACACAACGATAAGGTGATGGTGAAAATCACCCGATGGCATGACGCCAAAAATCGGAGCCCGATGGGTGAGGTGACGGCCGTATTGGGTGCTGCCGGTGAAAATGAAGCCGAAATTCACTCCATCATGGCGGAGTTTGGGTTGCCATTCAAATTTCCCGAGAGCATAGAAGATGCAGCAGCTAAAATCCCTACGGAGATTTCTGCTGAAGATCTCAAGGATCGCCGCGACTTTAGAAACATCACCACCTTTACTGTGGACCCGGAGGATGCCAAAGATTTTGATGATGCATTGTCGATTGAAAAACTGGACAATGGTGACTATGAGATAGGCATTCACATTGCCGATGTGTCTCACTATGTCACACCCAAATCGGCATTGGAGAAAGAAGCAGTACAGCGGGCTACGTCGGTCTATTTGGTGGACCGAACCATCCCTATGCTTCCAGAAAAGCTTTCCAATGGACTCTGTTCACTCCGACCTAATGAGGATAAGCTGACATTTTCAGCCTCATTCGTGATGGATACAGAGGGTAAAGTGAAGAAAAAATGGTTTGGACGTACCATTATCCATTCCAACAGAAGGTTTACCTATGAGGATGCCCAGATAGGGATAGAGACCGGAGAAGGAGACTATGCCACCGAGCTGCAACTGCTCAACAGCATTGCTCACAAACTAAGAGACAAGCGATTCAAGAATGGTGCTGTCAACTTCGAAACCACAGAGGTAAAATTCCAGCTGGACGAAAAAGGAAAGCCCCTGGCAGTAGTGCCAAAAGTGCGTAAGGATGCGCACAAAATGATCGAGGAATTCATGCTCCTGGCCAACAGAGAGGTGGCTACCTATATCTATAAGTGGGGCAAAGGGGAAAATGGGAAGTACACCTTTGTGTATAGAACCCACGACAACCCGGACCCGGAAAAGCTTGAAAACTTTTCCAAGTTTGCGGCCAAGTTTGGTCACAAAATGAATGTATCCGGAGACATCTCCCAAAGCCTTAATAAGCTCATGGATGAGATCACTGGCAAACCGGAGCAGAATGTGCTGGAGCAGTTGGCCATACGCTCCATGGCCAAAGCCAAGTATACCACAGAGCCTAAAGGTCATTTCGGCCTGGCCTTTGATCATTATACACACTTTACTTCTCCCATCCGCCGGTATCCTGATGTGATGGTGCACCGCTTGTTGTGGCACTATCTGCAAGGAGGAAAATCCGTGGAGGTAGAACCTGAAGAGAAAAAATGTGTTCACTCTTCCGAACGCGAGAAGAATGCTGCGGATGCTGAACGCGCCTCTATCAAATACAAGCAGGTGGAATTTATGCAGAGCATGCTGGGCGAGGATTTTGAAGGCATTGTTTCCGGAGTAACCGAATGGGGAATCTTCGTGGAAATAGTAGAGACCAAGTGCGAGGGCATGGTGAGGTTGGCCGATCTGGATGATGATTTCTATGAATTTGACGAGAAAAATTACCGCATCATTGGTAAGCGAAACAAACGGATCATCACACTCGGTGATAAGTTGATGGTGAAGGTCGTGAAAACTGATATCGATCGAAGGACCATCGATCTGGACCTGGTTCAGGAGGACTGA
- a CDS encoding polyprenyl synthetase family protein, whose protein sequence is MKSIPELQELLDKGIAGLDFGHEPRNLYEPISYIMSLGGKRMRPLLTLLGYQLGKGDCERIVRPALAVEVFHNFTLMHDDIMDEAPLRRGEPTVHEKWNNTVAILSGDTMLVKAYDLLLELDPALLPEALRLFNQCAVEVCEGQQIDMNFESEERVSVEEYIGMIRLKTAVLLGFSLEYGALMAGMPVEVRKQLYDVGVKMGIGFQLMDDLLDVYADQAKFGKQVGGDIISNKKTFLLIKAQELAVGDQKARLSNWLSMREFDPAEKVTAVTKIYDELGIKALTTQLMNQYFDESFTLLDSLAADAEGKSLLRGFAGQLMKREK, encoded by the coding sequence ATGAAATCAATCCCTGAACTTCAGGAACTTCTAGACAAAGGCATTGCCGGGTTAGACTTTGGCCATGAGCCAAGAAACCTTTACGAACCCATTTCATACATCATGTCTCTGGGGGGGAAGCGTATGCGTCCGCTTTTGACTTTGCTGGGTTACCAGCTGGGGAAAGGGGACTGTGAGCGAATCGTCAGACCAGCATTGGCTGTAGAGGTTTTTCACAACTTCACACTGATGCATGATGACATCATGGATGAAGCTCCCCTTCGGAGGGGTGAACCCACGGTGCACGAAAAATGGAACAATACAGTGGCGATCCTCAGCGGTGACACCATGCTGGTGAAAGCCTATGACTTGCTGCTGGAGCTGGATCCGGCGCTTTTGCCGGAGGCCTTGCGCTTGTTCAATCAATGCGCTGTGGAGGTGTGTGAGGGGCAGCAGATAGATATGAACTTTGAGTCTGAGGAGCGTGTGAGTGTGGAAGAATACATTGGCATGATCCGATTGAAAACGGCCGTGTTACTGGGTTTTAGTCTGGAGTACGGCGCCCTTATGGCTGGTATGCCCGTGGAGGTACGCAAGCAACTATATGATGTGGGCGTGAAGATGGGTATAGGCTTTCAGCTGATGGACGATCTGCTGGATGTATATGCCGACCAGGCCAAATTTGGCAAGCAGGTGGGGGGAGACATTATTTCTAATAAGAAAACGTTTCTTCTGATCAAGGCTCAGGAATTGGCGGTGGGTGATCAGAAAGCGCGGCTAAGCAACTGGCTGTCCATGAGGGAGTTTGATCCCGCAGAGAAGGTGACTGCTGTGACCAAAATCTATGATGAGTTGGGGATAAAGGCATTGACCACTCAGCTTATGAATCAGTATTTTGATGAATCTTTCACATTATTGGATAGTTTAGCCGCTGATGCCGAGGGAAAATCGCTTTTGCGAGGCTTTGCCGGGCAGCTGATGAAAAGAGAAAAATAA
- a CDS encoding rhomboid family intramembrane serine protease, which produces MISLTTLIIIVTVLVSLAAFNKAEVFQKSLMNPYLVFHKKEYWRLIASGFIHGSYIHLGFNMFTFYFFGRVVEQVFGQVLGGSSTIVFVLFYLSAIVVSDLPVAFKRKNDIHYNSLGASGAVSAMVFASILYYPLNDICLYGIFCLPGFILGIIYVVYSYYQGRNMSDNINHEAHLYGAIYGAIFGIVVNPHSAISFIDQIKTYRIF; this is translated from the coding sequence ATGATTTCACTTACTACCCTTATTATCATAGTGACGGTGCTGGTTAGTCTGGCAGCTTTCAACAAAGCAGAGGTATTCCAAAAGTCGCTCATGAACCCTTATTTAGTGTTTCATAAAAAGGAATACTGGAGACTGATCGCTTCCGGCTTTATCCATGGAAGCTACATTCACCTCGGATTCAACATGTTCACTTTTTATTTTTTTGGAAGAGTTGTAGAGCAGGTTTTTGGCCAGGTGCTCGGAGGTAGCAGTACCATTGTTTTTGTGCTGTTTTATCTCTCCGCTATAGTGGTTTCCGACCTACCCGTGGCTTTCAAAAGAAAGAACGACATTCATTACAACAGCCTGGGAGCTTCCGGGGCAGTTTCGGCCATGGTTTTTGCCAGTATTCTTTACTATCCGCTGAATGACATCTGCCTTTATGGTATTTTTTGCCTTCCCGGATTTATTCTGGGGATTATATATGTCGTTTATTCTTACTACCAGGGGCGCAATATGAGTGATAATATCAACCACGAGGCGCACCTGTATGGAGCCATTTATGGAGCTATTTTTGGGATTGTGGTAAACCCTCACTCCGCCATAAGCTTCATAGATCAGATTAAAACCTATCGTATTTTTTAG
- a CDS encoding cytidine deaminase, whose amino-acid sequence MNQSFTFEYQRLTYDELTPADQQLIDAAMQALDGAHAPYSHFQVGSAVLMADGSVVTGNNQENAAYPSGLCAERVALFAAKSQSKQPIQAITVVARNAQGEMADAFSCGNCRQVMLEYAGQQQEGLRVIMGDRTGHFIVLADTRQLLPFSFGSETLG is encoded by the coding sequence ATGAATCAATCTTTTACCTTCGAATACCAAAGACTTACCTACGATGAGCTCACCCCGGCTGATCAGCAGTTGATAGATGCCGCTATGCAGGCCCTGGACGGGGCACACGCTCCTTACTCCCACTTTCAGGTGGGTAGTGCGGTATTGATGGCTGATGGTAGCGTGGTGACGGGTAATAACCAGGAGAATGCGGCCTATCCCTCCGGTCTGTGTGCCGAGCGAGTAGCCCTTTTTGCAGCCAAGTCACAGTCGAAGCAACCCATACAGGCGATTACAGTGGTGGCCAGAAATGCTCAAGGAGAAATGGCGGATGCCTTTTCATGTGGCAACTGTCGTCAGGTGATGCTGGAGTATGCAGGTCAGCAGCAGGAAGGTCTGAGAGTGATCATGGGAGACCGAACGGGTCATTTTATTGTTTTGGCTGATACAAGACAACTTTTACCCTTTTCTTTCGGGTCAGAAACGCTGGGTTAA